From a single Brettanomyces bruxellensis chromosome 7, complete sequence genomic region:
- the RPS15 gene encoding ribosomal protein S15 (BUSCO:EOG092658SK), with protein MSTVEGMYREDLVEARKKRSFKSFSYKGVELEKLLSMSTEDFAKLCGARIRRKFSRGLDSKPMGLIKKMRKAKLAAAKTGKPVLVKTHLRNMIIVPEMIGSLVGIYNGKVFNTVEIKPEMVGHYLGEFSITYNPVQHGKAATDSKLRLY; from the exons ATGTCTACCGTTGAGGGTATGTATAGAGAGGATTTGGTTGAAG CTCGTAAGAAGAGAAGTTTCAAGTCATTCTCATACAAAGGTGTTGAGTTGGAGAAGTTGTTGTCGATGTCCACTGAGGACTTCGCCAAGCTTTGCGGAGCCAGAATTAGAAGAAAGTTCTCCAGAGGTTTGGACTCCAAGCCTATGGGACTCATCAAGAAGATGAGAAAGGCTAAGTTGGCTGCTGCCAAGACTGGAAAGCCAGTTCTTGTCAAGACCCACTTGAGAAACATGATCATTGTTCCTGAGATGATCGGATCTCTTGTTGGAATTTACAACGGAAAGGTTTTCAACACTGTTGAGATCAAGCCAGAGATGGTTGGTCACTACCTTGGAGAGTTCTCTATAACCTACAACCCTGTCCAGCACGGTAAGGCCGCTACTGACTCTAAGTTGAGGTTGTACTAA